In Mycetocola spongiae, the genomic stretch GTGAGCATTCATTCTGAAACACTTAATCAATTAGCGCAAATAACGAATTCTGATCCGCCTACTAAGCTGAGCTTATGATGGAAATCGACCCCAAGCGGCTCGCCTTTTTGCTCGCCGTGGCCCGCAACGGAAGCATCCTCGCGGCCGCCGATGCGCTGCATCTCACCCCCTCCGCTGTATCCCAGCAGGTGAGCGCACTCGAGCGCGAACAGGGCGTCCTGCTCCTGGATCGCGGGCCGCGCGGCGTGACCCTGACCCCCGGTGGACGCATCCTCGTGGAGACCGCCGAATCCATCGAGCGGGAGCTGATCGAGGCCCGCTCGCGCCTGGTGGAAACCCAGGAGGACGTGACCGGTACCGTGGCCATCGGCGCTTTCCAGACCGTGATCTCCGGCCTGCTCGCCCCGCGCCTGGCCGAGCTACACGCCGAGCTGCCGGGAATCTCGATCACGCTGCGCGATGGCACCACCGCGCGCCTGCCGCGGATGCTGCGCACCGCCGAGGTGGACCTGATCATCCTGGACCGCGAACTGGACGATAGCACCCCGCCACATACCGCCGATGTGCCCTTCCTGGATGAGCCCTGGCGGCTGGTGGCGCCGCAGGGCACCACCGCCGAGCTGGGCCCGGCCGAGATCGCCAAGCTGCCCTGGCTGGGGGTCGCCAGCGTGGGGGCCTCGGTGCGCGCGGTGGAGCGCGCCCGCGCGAGCCTCGGGGTGAGCACCCCGCCCGTGCACGGCTATGACGATTTTCAGACGGCACTCGCGCTTGTGGCCGCGGGCCAGGGCATCACGCTGCTGCCCGATCTGGTATTGCAGCAGGGATTGCCCGAGGGGGTAGTGGTGATCGACCGGCCCGGGCTTGGCTCGCGACACCTCACGATCCGGCATCGCGCAACCCGACGCGAGCCCTCGGGGGCCACCGAGGCCGTGATTGGCGCGCTGGGCAGGCTCGTGCGCGAGGCCGAACCCGGCGAATATCTCTAGGCGGAATCCCGGAATTGGTGTGCTCACGCTAAGGTTATCGGGTGAGCAATGAAATTGAGATCGGTGTCGGTAAGAGCGCCCGTGGCGTATTTGGCTTTGACGATGTGGCCATCGTCCCCGATCGGCGCACCCGCGATCACCGCGACGTCTCCGTGAACTGGGAGATTGACGCCTTCACGTTTGAGACCCCGTTTATCGCGGCCCCCATGGACTCCGTGGTTTCCCCGGCCTCCGCGATCGCGATCGGCAAGCTCGGTGGCCTCGGTGTGCTGGACCTCGAGGGCCTCTGGACCCGCTATGAGAACCCCGAGCCGCTGCTCGCCGAGATCCGCGACCTGTCCGCCGCCGCCGCGACCGCGCGCATGCAGCAGATCTATGCCGAGCCGATTAAGCCCGAGCTGGTGACCGCCCGCCTCGCCGAGATCCGCGCCGCCGGTGTCACCGTGGCCGGTGCCCTCTCGCCCCAGCGCACCCAGGAGCTGTCCGATACCGTGGTGGCCGCCGGCGTGGATATCTTTGTGATCCGCGGCACCACCGTCTCCGCCGAGCACGTCTCGCGCGAGCAGGAGCCCCTGAACCTGAAGAAGTTCATCTATGAGCTTGATGTCCCGGTGATCGTGGGTGGCGCCGCCACCTATACCACCGCCCTGCACCTCATGCGCACCGGTGCCGCCGGTGTGCTGGTGGGCTTTGGTGGCGGTGCCGCCTCCACCACCCGCGCGAGCCTCGGCATCCACGCTCCCATGGCCACGGCCGTGGCCGATGTTGCCGGTGCCCGCCGCGACTATATGGTCGAATCGGGTGGCCGCTATGTGCAGGTCATCGCCGATGGTGGGCTGGGTTCCGCGGGAGATATCGTCAAGGCGATTGCCTGCGGTGCCGATGCCGTGATGCTGGGCACCACGCTCGCCCGCGCCACCGATGCCCCCGGCGGAGGTTTCCACTGGGGAGCCGAGGCCTATCACCCCCAGGTTCCGCGCGGCAACCGCGTGGAGGTGGGCCAGGTGGGTTCGATGGAGGAGATCTTCCACGGTCCCGCCACGAGCACCGATGGCAGCGCCAACCTCGTGGGTGCCCTGCGCCGCGCGATGGCCACCACGGGCTATTCGGATCTGCGCGAGTTCCAGCGTGCGCCGCTGGTGACCCGTCGCAGCATGTAGTTTTTCCCTGGCGCGGGGCCCGGTGATCCACAGGATCGCCGGGCCCCGCGTTTTTATGCGCTCGGCAATATCGTCACATACCTATTGTGTTCGGATGCTTCTGGCTAAGCTCGAAGCAGCGAAGAATGGGAGTGACAATGGCCACGCAGAAATCCAAGAACGCAACGAATAAAACGGCTTCATCCGCGGCGGGTGAATCCCGCGCCGGGGAGCCGCGTCGGCAGGGCCTGGGCCCGCAGCAGCGCGCCGAGGCGATCGCCGCCCTCAAGGATAAAGAGCTCGATATCCTCGTGGTGGGTGGCGGAATTGTGGGGGCCGGGGCCGCACTGGATTCCGTGACCCGGGGCCTGAGCACGGGCATCCTGGAGGCCCGGGACTGGGCCAGCGGAACGTCGAGCCGCTCCTCGAAGCTTGTCCACGGCGGGATCCGCTATCTGGAGCAGCTCGATTTCCGGCTCGTCCGGGAGGCCCTGATCGAGCGTGGTCTCCTGCTGCAACGCCTCGCCCCGCACCTGGTAAAACCGGTGCGTTTTTTATATCCGCTGAACCGTCCGGTATTTGAGCGCCTCTATATCGGTGCGGGCATGCTGCTCTACGATATTTTCAGCTATACCGGCGGCCGCCCGCCCGGGGTTCCGCACCACCGCCACCTCACCCGCCGCCAGGTTCAGCGCGCGATTCCCTCGCTGCGCGATAGGGCCTTTGTGGGTGGCCTCACCTATTACGATGCGCAGGTGGACGATGCCCGCTATGTGGCCTCGGCCGTGCGCACCGCCGCGAGCTATGGCGCGCATGCCGCGAGCCGCGTGCGCGTGGAGGGCTTCCTGAAGGTGGGCCAGCGCGTGGTGGGGGTCAAGGCGCATGACCTGGAGACCGGCGAGCACTTTGAGGTGCGCGCCAAGCAGGTGGTTAACGCCACGGGTGTCTGGACCGATGACACCCAGGCGCTGGTGGGTGAGCGCGGGCAGTTCCGGGTACGGGCCTCCAAGGGCATCCACCTCGTGGTGCCGCGCGACCGCTTCCAGTCCACGATGGGCCTGCTGCTGCGCACCGAGAAGAGCGTGCTTTTTGTGATTCCGTGGGGCCGGCACTGGCTGATCGGCACCACCGATACCGATTGGGACCTGGATAAGGCCCATCCCGCAGCCACCTCGGCCGATATCGACTATCTGCTGGAGCACGTGAACTCGATCCTCGCGGTGCCGCTCACGCGCGATGACGTGGAGGGCGTATATGCGGGCCTGCGCCCGCTGCTCGCGGGAGAGAGCGATCAGACCTCCAAGCTCTCGCGCGAGCATATCGTGACGCATTCGGTCCCGGGCCTGGTGGTGGTGGCCGGCGGTAAGTGGACCACATACCGAATCATGGCCAAGGACGCGATTGACGCGGCGGTGGATGCCCTCGACGGCAAGATCCCGAAGTCCACGACCGAGGAGATTTCGCTGGTGGGTGCCGAGGGCTATCAGGCGGCATGGAATAAGCGCGCCAAGATCGCCCGGGCCTTTAACGTCCATCCGGCGCGCATCGAGCACCTGCTGAACCGCTATGGCACGCTGGCCAATGAGGTGTTGGATCTGATCCGCGAGCGCCCCGAGCTGGGCGAGCCGCTGCCCGGCGCCGATGACTATCTGGGGGCCGAGGTGGTATATGCCGCGAGCCACGAGGGTGCCCTGCACCTGGACGATGTCCTGGCCCGGCGCACCCGCATCTCGATCGAGGCCTGGGATCGCGGCGTCTCGGCGGCCCCGGTGGCCGCGGAGCTGCTGGGCGAGACCCTGGGCTGGGATCGCGCCCGCATCGATCGGGAGGTCGCGCTCTATCTGGCGCGGGTCGAGGCCGAGCGGGCCTCGCAGGAGCAGCCCGATGACGTCTCGGCCGACAGGGTGCGCCTCGAGGCCCCCGAGATTCACGACGCCTAGGGCAACATAAAATGGCCCCGGTTCCGGGTGGAACCGGGGCCATCTTTGCGGGGTTTTAGTCCGCGGACATCCGAATCACGGATTTGATATTGCGCCCGGATTCCATGGCCTCAAAGGCCTCCTCCCAGTCCTCGATGGCGTATTCTCCGCCGATTACCGAGGCCGGATCGAGGCGGCCCGAGGCAAAGAGCCCCAGCACGCGCTCCCATGTATTCCAGCTATGCGAGAACGAGCCATAGAGCGTTACGGCCTTGGCCACCAGCGGGTCCAGGCTGAAGCCCAGCGGCTGCGGGCCCCACCCGATCTTCGCGATCGAGCCAAAGGGCCGCACCAGGTCCAGGCCCTGCTTCAGCGCGATGCTCACCCCCGTGGCATCCACCACGACATCCGCGCCGAGCCCGTCGCCGAGGGTGCGCAGCAGCTCGGCCGGATCCTCGGCCTGCACGTTCACCACGTGATCGGCGCCGGCCTCGCGGGCCTTGGCCAGGCGCAGGGTATCGCCATTGGTTCCGAGCACCACGATGGTGCCGGCCCCGCGCAGCCGCGCGATCTGGAGGGCCAGCGCGCCGATGGCGCCGAAGCCCTGGATCACCACCAGGTCCCCCGGGTTGATCTGCGCGCGCTCGACCAGCGCGTTATAGGCCACCGCAAAGGGCTCGGTCATGGCCGCCTCGGCAAAACCCACGCCCTCCGGGATGCGGTGCAGGACGCGCGGCTCGGCCACGAGGAGTTCGCCAAATGCGCCATCGCGCAGGTTGCCAAAGCCCTCGCGGTGCGGGCACAGGTTATAGCGGCCCGTGCGGCACAGTGCACACTCCCCGCAGATCGAGGCCGCGGTCTCGCAGACCACCCGATCGCCCACGGCCCAGCCGGTCACGCCCTCGCCCACCGCGGCAATAACGCCGGCCGATTCGTGGCCCATGATCACGGGGGTGGCCACCTCCCAGCTCTGGTTATTCCGCCACATGTGCACATCCGAGCCGCAGACGCCCACGGCCCGGGCGGCGAGCAGCACGGTGCCGGGCAGCAGCTCGGGTTCCGGAACATCGCGCACCTCGATATCGCCGTCGTTCAGCCCGTATTTGATGATTGCCCTCATCGGTTCTGTCCCTTCTCCAGGTTCGGTTTATCCAGCGAGCGCTCTCCCGCGGCGGCGCGTGCGCGCTCGTGGTTTTCCACGTGCAGTGCGGTGGAGCCGCCAAAATAGCGATCGCGGGCCTCGCGCAGGAATTCCACCGAGGCGCGCATCTCGTGCATTCCGTTCACGCCGTCCTCTACGCTGATCCAGCCGTCATAGCCCGCACCCACCAGGGTGTTAAAGATCCGGTCATAATCGTTGAGGCCCTCGCCGATCACGCCGTGTTGCAGATCGGGGGAATAGCCGATTGTGCCGTCGCTGCCGCGCAGCGATTCGAGGGTCGCGCCGGGGGCGAGGCGGCGGTCGGAGGCCTGCATGGTGACCACCCGATCGATCACCAACTCCAGGAAATCGGCGGAGTTGGTGCCCGCGGTGATGGCATTGGAGGGATCAAATTGCACGCCAAAATGGGTGCGGTCCTCGATGCGGTCCAGCAGCGCGAGGAAGACCTCGGGGCGCTGGGCAAATTCGGGATAGGCCCAGAAGCCGTCCTTATAGTGATTTTCCAGCCCGAGCGTGATGTCGAGCTCGTGGGCGAGGGGGAGCAGCTCCTGGATGGCCTCGGTGGCCCAGTCCAGTCCCTGTTCCACGGAGACACCGGGGTGGCGCTGGCCGGAGAGTACCCGGGTGCTGGACCCGGCCCCGCCCAGCTGGTGGGTGACCAGCATGATATCGCGCTGCAGATCCAGCTCGCGCTTGCGCACCTCGGGATCGGGGTGGGTGAAATCGGGGGAGGAGCACATCATCGGCATCTCAAAATCGGCCGCGGCGAGGGCATCGCCCACGGCCTCCACGAAGCCCGCGGGGCGGTCCCAGAAGAAGCGGGAATAGAGCTCCAGCCCCTCGATGGGGAGGGTTCGGGCGAGTGTGATCCACTCGAAGACCGTCATGGTTTTATCTGTGGCGATGGCTTCCATCTCGCCCTTGGGGAACACGCTAATTCGCACCCGCGGCACTTCCTTATCGTCGTTGATTCGGGGGTATGCGTCATAAGTATGACCTATATGACTAGGCCCACGCTAGCGCGTCGGGAAGCCTCCCCGCAATACTTCTTCTTATAAGTATGATTAACTTGCTGTGATCCACATATCGCCCCGGGACGCATCGTCGCCTCCCCGGCCCGAAAGGAACCCCATGACCACATTTTTGCCCGCCCCGCTCGCCGCGTGGGCGGCCGACCTGCTCCGCTCCTGGGGGTACTCGCGCGAGGACGCCGAGTTCATCGCCGATACCCTGGTGGAGGCCAATCTGCGCGGCACCGATTCCCACGGCGTGATCCGCCTTCCCGCCTATGCCCGCCGGGTGGACGCGGGGCTGATCGACCCGAAGGCAGTGCCGCTGCTGGAGCGCCGCGGCTCGGTGATCCGCGTGGCCGGTAACCTCGCCGCCGGGCAGATCGCCGCGCGCGATGCCGCCGCCGCGGTCCTCGACGCGGCCCGGGAAAACGGAATCGCCACCGCCGTGGTGCGCGGTAGCGCCCATTTTGGGACCGCCGGATATTATGCGCGCTGGCTCGCCGAGCGCGGTGCCGTGGCCATCGTGGTCTCCAATTCCGAACCCATCGTGGTGCCCTTTGGTGGGCGCGACGCCCTGTTTGGAACCAACCCGTTTGCCTTTGCCGTGCCCACCTCGGGCGCGCCCCTGAGCCTGGACATGGCCACCAGCACCAGCGCGATGGGCCGGGTGCTCCTGGCCGAGAGCCTCGGCGAGACGATCCCGGATACCTGGGGCGTGGATGCCGAGGGCCGGCCCACCACCGATCCCGCCGCGGTGCGCGCACTGCTGCCCTTTGCCGGACCCAAGGGTTATGGCATGGGTTTCCTCGTCGAGGCACTTGGTGGCGCGCTGAGCGGGGCCGCGATGGCCTCCGGAATCGGTGCAATGTACGATAATTTTGAGCGGCCGCAGGATGTTGGGCACGCGCTGATCGCGCTGAATATCGAGCACTTCCTGCCGCGCGAGGAATTCCTCGCGCGCATGGATACCCTCGTGGCCGAGGCCCATGCCGCGCGGCCGGCCGAGGGCTTTTCCGAGGTCCTGGTCCCGGGAGAGCCCGAGGAGCGCACGCGCGCGGCCCGCGCCGCCGCGGGGATCACGATTGGCCCCGAGACCGTCGCGGAACTGACCGCGCTCGGCGAGGCCCACGGCGTGCCGTTCCGCGTGCTCGGCGATGCCCGATGAAGCTGCTCTATCCCGATATCCTGCCCGCACCCGATACCCCGTATGCGGATATCGTTATATACGACGTGACCCGGCCGATTCCCGCGGAACACGAGGATGCCGAGGCCCTCGTGGCCTGGGGCCTCTCCGCGGAGCTGCTGCGGGACGCCGCCCTCAGGCTGGGGCGGCTGCGCTGGGTGCAGACCCTCGCGGCGGGCCCGGACTCGGTGCTCGCCGCGGGCTTTGGGCCCGGGGTGCAGATCACGTCGGGGCAGTCCCTGCACGATGCGACCGTGGCCGAACACGCCCTGGCCCTCTCGCTCGCGGCGGTGCGCTCCCTGCCGGAGCTGCTGCGCGCCCAGATCGGGCACCGCTGGGCGCAGGAGCGTGGGGGAACGGAGCAGGCCGACCACGGGGCGCGCCTGCACACCCTGCGCGATGCCCGCGTGCTGATCTGGGGCTTTGGCGGCATCGCCCGCACGCTCGCCCCGCTGCTGAGCGGGCTCGGGGCCGAGGTGCGCGGTATCGCCCGCTCGCCGCGGATCGTGGATGGCTATCCCGTGCACGCGGTGGGGGAGATCGCCGGGCTGCTGCCCGATACGGATCTGCTGATCATGATCCTGCCCTCGGGAGAACGGACGAACCGGGTGCTCTCGGCCGAGCTGCTGGCCGCGCTTCCCGCGCATGCGTGGCTGGTCAACGTGGGGCGCGGCTCCACCGTGGACGAGGATGCGTTGCTTTCAGCACTGCGCTCGGGCGCATTGGCCGGGGCGGCACTGGATGTCACCCAGATCGAGCCGCTGCCCGTGGACTCGGCCCTCTGGGACCTGCCCAATGTGCTGATCACGCCGCATTCGGCGGGGGGCCGGCCCCTCGGGGCGGAGGCCCTGGTCGCGGAAAACCTTCGGCTATTCACCGAGAATCTGCCGCTTCGTAATCGCGTCGCTCGCTAGGCCCACTCGGACCTGTCGATATCATCTAAAGGATCACCATTCGTGATCGTTTCACAGCGAGGAGTTCGCATGAAGGCCCCCGGAGAACGTACCCCGCAATCGGCGGAGGCTCGCCGTCATAGCCGCATGGGCAGCGGGCTCTATGCGCATGTCGTGGAGACCCTCGGCCAGGAAATCGTGGACGGGCGGCTCGCGGTGGGGGAGCTGATCTATGCCGAGAGCCTGAGCGAGCGCTTTGGTATTTCGCGCTCGGTTGTCCGCGAGAGCGTGCGCACGCTGTCCTCGATGGGCCTGTTGGAGGCTCGGCCGCAGGTGGGCACGCGGGTGCTGGCCATCGAAAACTGGGACCTCTTAAACCCGCAGATCATCGCCTGGCGTGGCCGCGGGCGGCATGCGGCCACGCAGCAGCGCGAGCTGCTCGAGGTGCGGCTCGGGGTGGAGCCGGTTGCGGCCAGGTTGGCGGCCGAGCGGATGAGCGATGACGCCGCGCAGGCCCTGCTCACCGCCGCACTGCAGATGCGCACCGCCCAGGAGACCGATGATGGCACGCTGTTTTTTGATGCCGATGCGCTATTTCACCGCCTGCTCCTGGAGGGCGCAGGAAACCGCGTGATGGAGCAATTCGCGGGGACCATCGGCGCGGTGCTGCACAGCCGCACCCATCTGGCCGAGACGCGGCTCGTGAAGGCCGCCGTGGATCTGCACGTGGATCTTGCGCAGGCGCTGGTGGATCGGGATGCCGACCGCGCCGATCGCCTCTCCACCCAGCTGGTCGCCCAGACCCTGGACGAGCTCGCGGGCCAGGGGGCCTAGCCGAGCTGGCGCCCCGCGCGGTGGGGGCAACACGCGTGTGCCCCCACCTCCCGGTGCCTAGCCCGGGTAGCGGATCTCGGCGGCGTGCACGCGGGCGCAGGCCTCGGTCAGGATCGGCAGCAGGTTATCGCTGGCGGCGGTGAAGGATTCGCCGTCGATGGCCAGCGGCGCACCAAAGACCACCACGGGCGCGCCCAGTCCCGGGCAGCTCACCGCCTGGTCGATGCTGAGCCCACCCACGGCCTGCACCGGCACGGTGGTCGCGGCCACGATGGCCGGGAGATCGGTCAGCGGGGTCAGGCCCAGCTGCGGGTTGGCATTGCGGTGGTCATAGCCGATGTGGTGGATGACCATGCCCACCCCGAGTCGTTCGAGGCGCGCGCACTCGGCCACCCGGTCGCGTGCGCCCAGGTCATCGCCCATGACCAGCATGCCAAAGCGGTCGCCCGCCTCGATCACGCGCTCGATCGTGGCATCGTGGGCCTGGCCCATCACGATCACGGCGTCGGCGCCGGCATCGCCCATCATCTCGGCCTCCAGATAGCCGCCGTCCATGGTTTTTAGATCCACGATGATCGGGTGTGCGGGGAACTCGGCGCGCAGCGCACGAACCGCGTGTAGGCCCTCGGCGAGCACCAGCGGGGTGCCCACCTCGATCCAATCGGCGCCGGCCTCCACGGCGATCGCGGCGGTGCGCAAGGCCTCGGTGTTATTGGTCAGATCCAGGGAGATCTGCACCAGCGGGGTGCGCAGATTTTCCCGCGTGAGGCCGCGGATGGAGGTGGGGCTGAGTGTGGTCATTGGGGTCTCCCGTGCATGAAATAGGGGGTGATGGGGGCCTCGGGGCACGTCCGTGTGCGCCAAAATCCGCCCGGAATAAACTTCAAGTTATTCTTATCAGATAGATCATACTTATGCTATGTTCTTGTTCAACCGGTCCCCGATCGGCGCATACAGCAGAAATTGTTCAAGGAGGAACAACGTGTCTTTTGCACCCAGAAAATTGACTCTCGGCGTAGGGGTTATCGCCGCAGCCACCCTGGTCCTATCCGGTTGTAGCGGCGATGCCGGCAACGAGGGATCCAGCACCGTTAACGTCTCGCTGCCCAACCACACCTGGACCACCGCGATCCAGGAGCGCATCGGCGAATTCGAAAAGGAGAGCGGCATCACGGTGAAGGTAAATACCTTCGGCGAGGACCAGCTCTCGGATCAGTACAACGTGAAGCTCAACGCGGGTTCAAGCGATTTTGATGTGCTGATGTTCCGTCCGCTCCAGGAGGGCCGCCAATTTGTGCAGAATAAATGGCTTAAGGAGGCCCCCGAATCGCTGCTCACCGATAAGGACTGGAACTGGGACGACTTCCAGCAGGGCCCGCGCGATGCCGTGACGATCAACGATAAGGTCTACGGCGTTCCGCTCGTGACCGAGCGCGAGATCGTCTACTATCGCACCGACCTCCTGGAGGCGGCCGGCATCGAGGTGCCCACCACCACCGAGGAATTTGCCGCGGCCGTGGAGGCCCTGCACGATCCCGATAACGGAGTCTTCGGATTTGTCGCCCGCGGCGCGATGGCCGCGGCCGTGACCCAGTTCTCCAGCTATCTGTTTAGCTTCGGCGGAGACTTTAATACCGGCGATAAGGCCACCGTGGACACCCCCGAGGCCATCGAGGCCTATGAGTATTACTCGGGACTGCTGAATAAATATGGCCCTCCCGGAACCACCAATATGAGCTGGCCCGAGGCCCTCGCGATCTTCGCCCAGGGTAAGGCGGCGTTTTATACCGATGCCGATAGCCTCTATAACAACATGGATGATCCCTCGGTATCCTCGGTGATTGGCAAGGTCGGTTTTGCCGCCTTCCCCGCCGGTCCCGCCGGATCCAAGCCCTATAACATCCCCTCCTGGGCCGCGGGCGTCAACGAGTTCTCCAAGAACCAGGACAACGCGTGGAAGTTCATCCAGTGGGCCACAAGCGAGAAGCTGACCCTGGATATTCAGGCCAGCGGTGTTCCCTCGGCTCGCGATTCCGCCTGGGATAACCCCGCGGGCACCGCCGGATTCCCGGAGCAGCTGGTGGAGGTCATCCAGGTCAGCGCCAAGAACGGTGTGGGACACGACCGCCCGCTGGTCACCCAGGTGGGTAAGGCGCGCGATATCGTGGGCGCCCCCATCGTTGAGGGTATCGAGGGCCGCGATGTGGTGGGTCCCGCCAAGAAGGCGCAGACCAACTACCAGGAGTTCCTGGACAAGGAAAAATAACCTCCCCCTTTTTCCGATTCGCGCCCGGGCGGCGCGGCCAGCACTGGTCGCGCCGCCCGCGGCACCAGCGGTGAGAAACGAGACGCATCCCCATGACCCACACCACCCCCTCGGTCGGCCAGAGACTGGTCGGCTTCGCCAACCGGCATCGAGCACTGGTGCTCGCCGGCCCGGCCGTCGCGTTTATTATCGCGATGGTCGCCTTCCCCCTCGTCTATACGCTTTATCTGAGCATGACCGATGCCTCGGGCTCGGTGCGTGCCGACGTGAACTTTAACGGCTTTGATAATTTTGCCGAGCTGCTGGGCGATACCGATCGCTTCTGGCCCGCGGTCTGGCGCACGGTATTTTTCACCGGCGGTGCCGTGATCGTGGAACTCTCCCTCGGCATGGCCATCGCGCTGCTGCTGCGCCGCTCCTTCCGGGGCGAGCGCTGGGTGCGCGTGGCCGTGCTGCTGCCCCTCGTGGCCACCCCCGTGGCCGTGGGCATGATGTGGCTGCTGATTTTTGAGCCCACCATCGGTGCGGCCAATGAGCTGCTGCGCTTCCTCGGAATCCCGCCGCAGGGCTGGATCTCCTCGCGCACCCAGGCCCTGCCCACACTGATGTTTGTGGATATCTGGCAGTGGACCCCGATGGTGGTGATCATCCTGCTGGCCGGGCTGACCTCGCTGCCCGAGGAGCCCGATGAGGCGGCGCGCGTGGACGGCGCAAGCTCGCTCCAGCGCTTCTGGTATGTCACCCTGCCGCTGCTGGCCCCGACCATGGTCACCGCGGTCCTGCTGCGCAGCATCGACGCCCTCAAGACCTTCGATATTCTCTACGCCACCAAGGGTAAGGGAGGCGGGTCCTTCCACGAGGCCGAGACGCTGAACGTGCTGGCCTATAGCTACAGCTTTGACTATAACGATTACGGGCTTTCCTCGGCCGTGCTCGTGCTGTTCTTCCTGATGATCGTGGGCCTGTGTGGCCTGCTGATCTGGACCCGTCGAAAGAGGGCACTGTAATGACCACCACACTCCCTCGCGAGGCCGCGCCCGCGCCCAGCCCCGCGGCGGTGCGCCCGCGTCGCCGTCGCCGCCCCGCCAAGACCCGCGTGGCCTCCGCGCTGCGGGTCATCGCGATCATCGCCGTCCTGCTGTTTTTCCTGGTGCCCTTTGCCTGGATGGTGATGGCCTCGATGAAAACCAGCCTCGAGATCACCGACCCCTCGAAGCTGCTCAACTTCACCCCCACGATCGATAATTTTGTGCGGGTTTTTGATCAGCAGAACTTCCTGCCCTATATCTTTAACAGCTTCTGGGTGGGCTTTGCATCCACGGCGCTGTCGATCCTGCTCGGGGTTCCCGCCGCCTATGTGCTTGCGCGGTTCTCGATGAAGCGCTCCGCGGGCATGGTTCTGGTCGCGCGGATCATCCCGGGCGTGAGCCTGCTGGTGCCCTGGTACTACGTATTCTCCAACCTCGGATTGGTGGGCAGCTTCACGGTGCTCATCATCAGCCATATGTTTGTATCGCTGCCGCTGATCGTCTGGATCATGATGTCCTTCTTTGAGGGGCTGCCGCTGGAACTCGAGGAGGCCGCGGAGATCGACGGGCTCACCCCGATCGGCGCATTCCTGAGGATCACCCTCCCGCTGTCCACCCCGGGCATCGCCACCGCGGGTATCCTCGCGTTCATCTTCTCCTGGAATAACTTCCTCTTTGCGCTGACGCTGGCCAGCGATCAGACCCGCACGCTCCCGCTGGCCCTGTTTAACTTTGTGGGTTATGCGGCGATCGACTGGGGCGGGCTCATGGCGGCCTCCGTGGTGATTACGATCCCCGTGATCGTGGTGGCCCTGTTTACGCAAAAATACATCGTCTCCGGCCTGAGTGCCGGGGCAACCAAGGGATAGGGGCGCGGCCATGAAGATTGACCTGAACGGCAGGGTTGCCGTGATCACCGGGGTGGGTAAGGGGATCGGGCGCGAGATTGTGCACACCTTTGCCCGCGAGGGTGCCGTGGTAATCGCCGTGGATATTAACCGCGAGGACCTGGAGAGCCTGGGGGCGGAATTTGCCGAGGCGGGCTATCCGGGCGCCCAGATTCTCCTGGACGTGCGCGACCGCGATGCGGTCACCGCGGCGATGGAGGACGTGGCCGCGCGCTTCGGCGGCATCGATATCCTGATTAATAATGCCGGGGTCACCGGCGATGGCTGGCTTGATGAGATCAGCGAGCGGGCCTGGGACTTCTGTTTTGACGTCAACGTGAAGGGGACGTTCCTGATGTGCCAGGCCGTCGCGCCGCATATGAAGCGTCGCGGCGGGGGCCGCATCATTAACGCGGCGTCCTTTGCC encodes the following:
- a CDS encoding LysR family transcriptional regulator — protein: MMEIDPKRLAFLLAVARNGSILAAADALHLTPSAVSQQVSALEREQGVLLLDRGPRGVTLTPGGRILVETAESIERELIEARSRLVETQEDVTGTVAIGAFQTVISGLLAPRLAELHAELPGISITLRDGTTARLPRMLRTAEVDLIILDRELDDSTPPHTADVPFLDEPWRLVAPQGTTAELGPAEIAKLPWLGVASVGASVRAVERARASLGVSTPPVHGYDDFQTALALVAAGQGITLLPDLVLQQGLPEGVVVIDRPGLGSRHLTIRHRATRREPSGATEAVIGALGRLVREAEPGEYL
- a CDS encoding GuaB3 family IMP dehydrogenase-related protein; amino-acid sequence: MSNEIEIGVGKSARGVFGFDDVAIVPDRRTRDHRDVSVNWEIDAFTFETPFIAAPMDSVVSPASAIAIGKLGGLGVLDLEGLWTRYENPEPLLAEIRDLSAAAATARMQQIYAEPIKPELVTARLAEIRAAGVTVAGALSPQRTQELSDTVVAAGVDIFVIRGTTVSAEHVSREQEPLNLKKFIYELDVPVIVGGAATYTTALHLMRTGAAGVLVGFGGGAASTTRASLGIHAPMATAVADVAGARRDYMVESGGRYVQVIADGGLGSAGDIVKAIACGADAVMLGTTLARATDAPGGGFHWGAEAYHPQVPRGNRVEVGQVGSMEEIFHGPATSTDGSANLVGALRRAMATTGYSDLREFQRAPLVTRRSM
- a CDS encoding glycerol-3-phosphate dehydrogenase/oxidase, with product MATQKSKNATNKTASSAAGESRAGEPRRQGLGPQQRAEAIAALKDKELDILVVGGGIVGAGAALDSVTRGLSTGILEARDWASGTSSRSSKLVHGGIRYLEQLDFRLVREALIERGLLLQRLAPHLVKPVRFLYPLNRPVFERLYIGAGMLLYDIFSYTGGRPPGVPHHRHLTRRQVQRAIPSLRDRAFVGGLTYYDAQVDDARYVASAVRTAASYGAHAASRVRVEGFLKVGQRVVGVKAHDLETGEHFEVRAKQVVNATGVWTDDTQALVGERGQFRVRASKGIHLVVPRDRFQSTMGLLLRTEKSVLFVIPWGRHWLIGTTDTDWDLDKAHPAATSADIDYLLEHVNSILAVPLTRDDVEGVYAGLRPLLAGESDQTSKLSREHIVTHSVPGLVVVAGGKWTTYRIMAKDAIDAAVDALDGKIPKSTTEEISLVGAEGYQAAWNKRAKIARAFNVHPARIEHLLNRYGTLANEVLDLIRERPELGEPLPGADDYLGAEVVYAASHEGALHLDDVLARRTRISIEAWDRGVSAAPVAAELLGETLGWDRARIDREVALYLARVEAERASQEQPDDVSADRVRLEAPEIHDA
- a CDS encoding zinc-dependent alcohol dehydrogenase, with the protein product MRAIIKYGLNDGDIEVRDVPEPELLPGTVLLAARAVGVCGSDVHMWRNNQSWEVATPVIMGHESAGVIAAVGEGVTGWAVGDRVVCETAASICGECALCRTGRYNLCPHREGFGNLRDGAFGELLVAEPRVLHRIPEGVGFAEAAMTEPFAVAYNALVERAQINPGDLVVIQGFGAIGALALQIARLRGAGTIVVLGTNGDTLRLAKAREAGADHVVNVQAEDPAELLRTLGDGLGADVVVDATGVSIALKQGLDLVRPFGSIAKIGWGPQPLGFSLDPLVAKAVTLYGSFSHSWNTWERVLGLFASGRLDPASVIGGEYAIEDWEEAFEAMESGRNIKSVIRMSAD
- a CDS encoding sugar phosphate isomerase/epimerase family protein, with protein sequence MRISVFPKGEMEAIATDKTMTVFEWITLARTLPIEGLELYSRFFWDRPAGFVEAVGDALAAADFEMPMMCSSPDFTHPDPEVRKRELDLQRDIMLVTHQLGGAGSSTRVLSGQRHPGVSVEQGLDWATEAIQELLPLAHELDITLGLENHYKDGFWAYPEFAQRPEVFLALLDRIEDRTHFGVQFDPSNAITAGTNSADFLELVIDRVVTMQASDRRLAPGATLESLRGSDGTIGYSPDLQHGVIGEGLNDYDRIFNTLVGAGYDGWISVEDGVNGMHEMRASVEFLREARDRYFGGSTALHVENHERARAAAGERSLDKPNLEKGQNR